A window of the Patescibacteria group bacterium genome harbors these coding sequences:
- a CDS encoding PKD domain-containing protein, translated as MTDITVTLNNIPSATNLSREQTSGCGSAPIVRFSWDYNDDDNVPLGTDPQSAYEIQIDDDSNLDEDPIVTLSGGDSTSRDYSPPSFGTTYWWRVRVRDTNGPAWSGWANGPNLTPTKWPDPDFIWCPLEPDINETIQFCSVFGAGVCDQAAEPPCSDMASSADNLTTCAAGCNLWEWDFDNDGTPEITSTNNPTYSYSSSGDYRVRLTVTDAGGHSCFKQHDLSADIPLPIWKEIPPF; from the coding sequence ATGACTGATATTACTGTTACTCTAAATAACATTCCCTCAGCTACTAATCTTTCCCGAGAACAAACATCTGGCTGTGGCTCTGCACCGATAGTAAGGTTTAGTTGGGATTATAACGATGACGATAATGTCCCTCTAGGCACAGACCCTCAATCTGCTTATGAAATTCAAATAGATGATGACTCAAACTTAGATGAAGATCCAATAGTCACTCTGAGCGGTGGCGATAGCACCTCTCGGGACTATTCTCCTCCCAGCTTCGGCACTACTTATTGGTGGAGGGTAAGAGTTCGAGATACTAACGGTCCTGCATGGTCTGGCTGGGCAAATGGTCCCAATCTTACTCCTACTAAATGGCCTGATCCTGACTTTATCTGGTGTCCTCTTGAGCCTGATATTAATGAGACAATTCAATTTTGTTCAGTTTTTGGGGCGGGTGTTTGCGACCAGGCAGCAGAGCCACCTTGTTCAGATATGGCTAGTTCGGCAGATAATTTAACTACTTGTGCAGCTGGTTGTAATCTCTGGGAATGGGATTTTGATAATGACGGTACTCCTGAAATCACCAGTACTAATAATCCTACTTATTCTTACTCCAGTTCAGGAGATTACAGAGTGCGACTCACAGTTACAGATGCAGGTGGACATTCCTGTTTTAAACAGCACGATTTATCAGCAGATATACCTCTTCCTATCTGGAAAGAAATCCCCCCGTTTTAG
- a CDS encoding LemA family protein — protein MTILYIILGILFLIVLWMVFIYNRLVTLRNRAKEAWSDIDVQLKRRYNLIPNLVETVKGYATHERELFEKVTEARTRAMGAQTMEEHSQAENMLSSTLKTLFAVAENYPQLKASENFLELQRELRDTEDKVQAARRFYNGNVRDLNIKIERFPEKIIASSFKFKKMDLFEIEEAAAREPVSVKF, from the coding sequence ATGACCATTTTATACATTATTTTAGGAATTTTATTTCTAATAGTTTTATGGATGGTTTTTATCTACAACCGTTTAGTTACTCTTCGTAATCGGGCAAAAGAGGCCTGGTCAGATATTGATGTTCAATTAAAAAGAAGATATAATTTAATCCCTAATTTAGTTGAGACAGTTAAGGGTTATGCTACTCACGAAAGAGAGCTTTTTGAAAAAGTTACCGAAGCAAGAACAAGAGCAATGGGAGCTCAAACAATGGAAGAGCATTCTCAGGCTGAGAATATGCTTTCTTCTACTTTAAAGACCTTGTTTGCTGTAGCCGAAAATTACCCTCAATTAAAGGCCTCAGAGAATTTTTTAGAGCTTCAACGAGAACTTCGCGATACCGAGGATAAAGTTCAGGCAGCCAGAAGATTTTATAACGGCAATGTTAGAGACCTGAATATAAAGATTGAAAGATTTCCTGAAAAAATTATTGCTTCCTCGTTTAAATTCAAAAAGATGGATTTGTTTGAAATAGAAGAAGCAGCCGCTCGAGAACCCGTATCTGTTAAGTTTTAA
- a CDS encoding M48 family metallopeptidase: MPTLYTHAESNTRKTWFYLACFLILIIALGWLISYFLGSYIILWLAVIYSILMSFFSYWYSDKIVLAMSRAKPIEKKDNPELYRIVENLCITAGLPFPKIYIINESQPNAFATGRDPKHAVVAVTKGLLNRLERAELEGVIAHELAHIGNRDALLQTIVVILVGVVVIMTDFFFRISFYGGFSSRRDSRDGGQIRLIMLLVAIALAISAPLFATLIRLAISRKREFLADAAGALLTRYPEGLARALEKISQDPHPLRVANNSTAHLYFASPFRGKQSKSFLTKLFMTHPPAEERTRALRGMKI, encoded by the coding sequence ATGCCGACACTCTATACTCATGCCGAGTCCAACACTCGTAAGACCTGGTTTTATCTCGCTTGTTTCTTGATTTTAATCATCGCTCTTGGTTGGCTGATTTCTTATTTTCTGGGAAGTTATATTATTCTATGGCTGGCAGTAATTTATAGTATTTTGATGAGCTTTTTTAGTTATTGGTATTCTGATAAAATTGTTTTGGCAATGAGCCGGGCAAAACCCATTGAGAAAAAAGATAACCCTGAACTTTACCGGATTGTTGAGAATCTTTGTATCACAGCAGGTCTTCCCTTTCCTAAAATTTATATTATTAATGAGTCCCAGCCAAATGCTTTTGCTACCGGCCGCGATCCAAAACACGCAGTAGTGGCAGTAACCAAGGGATTACTTAATCGGCTTGAAAGAGCTGAATTAGAAGGAGTAATCGCCCATGAATTAGCCCATATCGGAAATCGAGATGCCTTATTGCAAACTATCGTAGTTATTTTGGTTGGAGTAGTAGTGATAATGACTGATTTTTTCTTTAGGATTAGTTTCTACGGAGGATTTTCTTCCCGGCGTGATAGTCGAGATGGGGGACAAATAAGATTGATCATGCTTTTAGTTGCTATTGCCTTAGCTATTTCAGCTCCTTTATTTGCCACCCTGATTAGATTGGCAATTTCCCGTAAAAGAGAATTTTTAGCTGATGCTGCCGGAGCCCTTTTAACAAGATATCCTGAAGGATTAGCCAGGGCCCTTGAAAAAATTTCTCAAGATCCCCACCCTTTAAGAGTGGCTAATAATTCCACTGCCCATCTTTACTTCGCCTCACCTTTTAGAGGAAAGCAATCTAAGAGTTTTCTGACCAAGTTATTTATGACCCATCCGCCAGCAGAAGAAAGAACCAGGGCATTAAGAGGAATGAAAATTTAA
- a CDS encoding zf-TFIIB domain-containing protein has translation MQCPICKKNLSSTILCNVEVNYCPKCLGLWFEEEELRWAKDEKDRNLGWLDIDLWRNKKKLKISYGMRLCPSCRVPLYEVYYGDSRIIVDVCNLCRGVWLDRAEFKKIIDWLKERADYEILNNYAKNLFKELSEIFTGPETLREEILDFLTILKLLRYKFATQHPAISKIILQLPK, from the coding sequence ATGCAGTGTCCAATTTGCAAAAAAAATCTTTCAAGCACAATTCTTTGTAATGTTGAGGTAAATTATTGTCCAAAATGCCTTGGTCTTTGGTTTGAGGAGGAAGAATTAAGATGGGCAAAAGATGAAAAAGACAGAAATTTAGGATGGTTGGATATTGATTTATGGAGAAATAAGAAAAAACTCAAAATTTCTTATGGAATGCGACTTTGTCCCTCTTGCCGAGTTCCGCTTTATGAGGTATATTATGGAGATTCAAGGATAATTGTTGATGTTTGTAATCTTTGCCGCGGAGTTTGGTTAGATAGAGCGGAGTTTAAGAAAATAATTGATTGGCTTAAAGAAAGAGCAGATTACGAGATTTTAAATAATTATGCTAAGAATTTATTTAAAGAATTAAGCGAAATCTTTACTGGCCCCGAAACTTTAAGAGAAGAAATTTTGGACTTTTTGACAATCTTAAAACTTTTAAGATACAAATTCGCTACCCAACACCCGGCAATTT